The following coding sequences are from one Delphinus delphis chromosome 19, mDelDel1.2, whole genome shotgun sequence window:
- the CANT1 gene encoding soluble calcium-activated nucleotidase 1 isoform X2 gives MPVQPSDPLEWNESMHSLRISVGGLPVLASMTKAADPRFRPRWKVILPSFLGAAVLWLLYAHRPPPGRPPVPNAHNWRLGQASADRYNDTYPLSAPQRTPGGTRYRIAVIADLDTESRAQEENTWVSYLKKGYLTLSDSGDRVAVEWDQGREVLESHLAEKGRGMELSDLIVFNGKLYSVDDRTGVVYQIEGSKAVPWVILSDGDGTVGKGFKAEWLAVKDEHLYVGGLGKEWTTATGEVLNENPEWVKVVGCRGSVDHENWVSSYNALRAAAGIRPPGYLIHESACWSDTLQRWFFLPRRASHERYSEEDDERRGTNLLLSAAQDFGDISVSHVGEVVPTHGFSSFKFIPNTDDQIIVALKSEEDSGQIATYIMAFTLDGRFLLPETKIGSVKYEGIEFI, from the exons ATGCCCGTCCAGCCCTCCGACCCCCTGGAATGGAATGAGTCTATGCACTCCCTCCGGATCAGCGTGGGGGGCCTTCCCGTGCTGGCGTCCATGACCAAGGCCGCAGACCCCCGCTTCCGCCCCCGCTGGAAGGTGATCCTGCCATCCTTCCTGGGTGCCGCCGTCCTCTGGCTGCTCTACGCCCACCGCCCTCCTCCTGGCCGGCCCCCCGTGCCCAATGCCCACAACTGGAGGCTCGGCCAGGCATCCGCTGACCGGTACAATGACACCTACCCCCTATCAGCCCCCCAGAGGACACCGGGCGGGACTCGGTACAGAATCGCTGTCATTGCCGACCTGGACACGGAGTCAAGGGCCCAGGAGGAAAACACCTGGGTCAGTTACCTGAAGAAGGGCTATCTGACCCTGTCAGACAGTGGGGACAGGGTGGCCGTGGAGTGGGACCAAGGCCGCGAGGTCCTGGAGTCCCACCTGGCGGAAAAGGGGCGGGGCATGGAGCTGTCGGATCTGATTGTCTTCAATGGGAAGCTCTACTCCGTGGATGACCGGACAGGTGTTGTCTACCAGATCGAAGGCTCCAAGGCCGTGCCCTGGGTGATCCTGTCCGACGGCGACGGAACCGTGGGGAAAG GCTTCAAAGCCGAGTGGCTGGCTGTGAAGGACGAGCATCTGTATGTGGGCGGCCTGGGCAAGGAATGGACCACCGCCACGGGGGAGGTGCTGAACGAGAACCCGGAGTGGGTGAAGGTGGTGGGCTGCAGGGGCAGCGTGGACCACGAGAACTGGGTGTCCAGCTACAACGCCCTGCGGGCTGCTGCTGGGATCCGGCCGCCAG GCTACCTCATCCACGAGTCTGCCTGCTGGAGCGACACACTGCAGCGCTGGTTCTTCCTGCCGCGCCGCGCCAGCCATGAGCGCTACAGTGAGGAGGATGACGAGCGCAGGGGCACCAACCTGCTGCTGAGTGCTGCGCAGGACTTCGGCGACATCTCCGTCAGCCACGTGGGGGAGGTGGTCCCCACGCACGGCTTCTCCTCCTTCAAGTTCATCCCCAACACCGATGACCAGATCATCGTGGCCCTCAAGTCCGAGGAGGACAGCGGCCAGATCGCCACCTATATCATGGCCTTCACGCTCGACGGACGCTTCCTCCTGCCCGAGACCAAGATCGGGAGTGTGAAGTATGAGGGCATAGAGTTCATTTAA